One region of Oxalobacteraceae bacterium OTU3CAMAD1 genomic DNA includes:
- a CDS encoding arylesterase → MLSAAASAYSAPKTVLVLGDSLSAEYGLARGAGWVALAEKKLKDEKIDAVLVNASVSGETTSGGRTRLPALLAKYKPALVVIELGANDGLRGLPVKAAEANLRAMNEAATKAGAKVMLVGMRIPPNYGRDYSEQFFAMYGTLSKEFKAPLVPFMLDGVADKTQLFQPDRLHPLAQAHPTILANIWPVLQKTIKAK, encoded by the coding sequence ATGTTGTCGGCAGCGGCGAGCGCCTATTCTGCACCAAAAACCGTGCTTGTGCTCGGGGACAGCCTGTCGGCCGAATACGGTCTGGCGCGCGGCGCCGGCTGGGTGGCGCTGGCCGAGAAAAAACTCAAGGACGAGAAGATCGACGCGGTACTGGTCAACGCCAGCGTCAGCGGCGAGACCACCAGCGGCGGCCGCACCCGCTTGCCGGCGTTGCTGGCCAAGTACAAGCCGGCGCTGGTCGTCATCGAGCTCGGCGCCAACGACGGCCTGCGCGGGTTGCCGGTCAAGGCCGCCGAGGCCAACCTGCGCGCCATGAACGAGGCGGCCACCAAGGCCGGCGCCAAGGTCATGCTGGTCGGCATGCGCATTCCGCCCAACTACGGGCGCGACTATTCGGAGCAATTCTTCGCCATGTATGGCACGTTGAGCAAGGAATTCAAGGCGCCGCTGGTGCCGTTCATGCTCGACGGCGTTGCCGACAAGACCCAATTGTTCCAGCCCGACCGCCTGCACCCGCTGGCCCAGGCCCACCCCACCATCCTGGCCAATATCTGGCCCGTGCTGCAAAAAACCATCAAGGCAAAATGA
- the mnmH gene encoding tRNA 2-selenouridine(34) synthase MnmH yields the protein MKYPEILGIDDVLHQLNSFDAIIDARSPSEYALDHLPGAINAPVLDDEQRIRVGTMYKQVNSFEAKKVGAALVAANIANHLERLWLDKPREWRPLVYCWRGGNRSGSMAHILAKVGWPVVQLDGGYKAFRAHVNAALEVSPPLRFKVVCGTTGSGKSRLLEVLHAHGAQVLDLEQLAAHRGSVLGNLPSQPQPSQKAFETAIWDTVRRFDPALPVFVESESKKVGNLRVPTALMESMRASDCISLTLSRANRVRLLMEDYQHFLVSPASLNEQLEHLTALHGRETISRWQSMSDGGDMAPLVEELLERHYDPAYLRSIDRNFVKFGEATVLELDDIDTVAFDKAAATLIAAAK from the coding sequence ATGAAGTATCCGGAAATTCTCGGCATCGACGACGTGCTGCACCAGTTGAACAGTTTCGACGCCATCATCGACGCCCGCAGCCCGTCCGAGTACGCGCTCGACCACTTGCCCGGCGCCATCAACGCGCCAGTGCTCGACGACGAACAGCGCATCCGCGTCGGCACCATGTACAAGCAGGTCAATTCCTTCGAGGCCAAGAAAGTCGGCGCCGCGCTGGTGGCGGCCAACATCGCCAACCACCTTGAGCGGCTGTGGCTGGACAAGCCGCGCGAATGGCGGCCGCTGGTCTATTGCTGGCGCGGCGGCAACCGCAGCGGCTCGATGGCGCACATCCTGGCCAAGGTCGGCTGGCCGGTGGTGCAGCTCGACGGCGGCTACAAGGCCTTCCGCGCGCACGTCAACGCCGCGCTGGAGGTGTCGCCGCCGCTGCGCTTCAAAGTCGTGTGCGGTACGACGGGCAGCGGCAAGAGCCGTTTGCTGGAGGTGCTGCACGCGCACGGCGCGCAAGTGCTGGATCTGGAACAGCTGGCAGCGCACCGGGGTTCGGTGCTGGGCAACCTGCCCAGCCAGCCGCAGCCCAGCCAGAAGGCGTTCGAGACCGCCATCTGGGACACCGTGCGCCGCTTCGACCCGGCGCTGCCGGTGTTTGTCGAGTCGGAGAGCAAGAAGGTCGGCAACCTGCGCGTGCCGACGGCGCTGATGGAGTCAATGCGGGCCTCGGACTGTATTTCTCTAACCTTGTCGCGCGCCAACCGCGTGCGCTTGCTGATGGAGGATTACCAGCATTTCCTGGTCAGTCCGGCGTCGCTGAACGAACAGCTGGAACATCTGACGGCGCTGCACGGGCGGGAGACGATCTCGCGCTGGCAATCGATGTCCGACGGCGGCGATATGGCGCCGCTGGTCGAGGAATTGCTTGAACGGCACTATGACCCGGCCTACCTGCGCTCGATCGACCGCAACTTCGTCAAATTCGGCGAAGCCACGGTGCTGGAGCTTGACGATATCGACACAGTCGCGTTCGACAAGGCGGCGGCAACCCTGATCGCCGCAGCAAAATAG